A single genomic interval of Polaribacter vadi harbors:
- the guaA gene encoding glutamine-hydrolyzing GMP synthase yields MQQHNVLILDFGSQYTQLIARRVRELNIYCEIHPYNKIPESLENFKAVILSGSPNSVRGELVLHPDLSAIKGKKPLLAVCYGAQYLAHFSGGKVAESNTREYGRANLSYIKTSENFFRNIVEGSQVWMSHSDTIKELPTNAVLLASTTDVENAAYKIEGEDTFGIQFHPEVYHSTDGKQLLANFLVDIAKVEQNWTPDSFVDSTVAAIQEKVGNDKVVLGLSGGVDSSVAAVLLHKAIGKNLYCIFVNNGLLRKNEFESVLNQYQGMGLNVKGVDASDRFLSALKDLSDPELKRKAIGNAFIEVFDDEAHQIKDVKWLAQGTIYPDVIESVSVNGGPSATIKSHHNVGGLPDFMKLKIVEPLRMIFKDEVRRVGASLGIDKELLGRHPFPGPGLAIRILGDITPEKVRILQEVDAIFINGLKEDGLYDKVWQAGAMLLPVNSVGVMGDERTYEKVVALRAVESTDGMTADWVDLPYKFLQKTSNKIINQVKGVNRVVYDISSKPPATIEWE; encoded by the coding sequence ATGCAACAACACAACGTACTTATTTTAGATTTTGGTTCTCAATACACGCAATTAATTGCAAGAAGAGTTAGAGAACTTAATATTTATTGTGAAATTCATCCTTACAATAAAATACCAGAAAGTTTAGAGAATTTTAAAGCTGTTATTTTATCAGGAAGTCCAAATTCTGTGAGAGGAGAACTCGTTTTACATCCAGATTTATCTGCAATTAAAGGCAAAAAACCATTATTAGCAGTTTGTTATGGAGCACAATATTTGGCTCATTTTTCTGGTGGAAAAGTAGCAGAATCTAACACAAGAGAATATGGTAGAGCAAATTTATCATATATTAAAACCAGCGAAAATTTCTTTAGAAATATAGTGGAAGGCAGCCAAGTTTGGATGAGCCATTCAGATACTATAAAAGAATTACCAACCAATGCTGTTTTATTGGCAAGCACTACAGATGTAGAAAATGCTGCTTATAAAATTGAAGGAGAAGATACTTTCGGAATTCAATTTCACCCAGAAGTGTATCATTCTACAGATGGGAAACAATTGTTGGCAAACTTTTTGGTGGATATTGCAAAAGTGGAACAAAATTGGACTCCAGATTCTTTTGTTGATAGCACAGTTGCAGCAATTCAAGAAAAAGTTGGGAATGATAAAGTTGTTTTAGGACTTTCAGGAGGTGTAGATTCTTCTGTTGCAGCAGTTTTATTGCACAAGGCAATTGGTAAAAACCTATATTGTATTTTTGTGAATAATGGTTTATTACGTAAAAATGAGTTCGAAAGTGTATTGAATCAATACCAAGGAATGGGTTTAAACGTTAAAGGTGTAGATGCTTCAGATCGTTTTTTATCAGCTTTAAAAGATCTAAGTGATCCAGAATTGAAAAGAAAAGCAATTGGGAATGCGTTTATAGAGGTTTTTGATGATGAAGCACATCAAATTAAAGACGTAAAATGGTTGGCTCAAGGTACAATTTATCCAGATGTAATTGAATCTGTTTCTGTAAATGGTGGTCCTTCTGCAACTATTAAAAGTCATCATAATGTTGGTGGTTTGCCAGATTTTATGAAACTGAAAATTGTGGAACCTTTAAGAATGATTTTTAAAGATGAAGTAAGAAGAGTAGGAGCATCATTAGGAATTGATAAAGAATTATTAGGACGTCATCCTTTTCCAGGACCAGGTTTGGCAATTAGAATTTTAGGAGATATTACTCCAGAAAAAGTAAGAATTTTACAAGAAGTAGATGCCATTTTTATCAACGGTTTAAAAGAAGATGGTTTGTATGATAAAGTTTGGCAAGCTGGAGCAATGTTATTACCTGTAAACTCTGTAGGAGTTATGGGAGATGAAAGAACATACGAAAAAGTTGTGGCTTTAAGAGCTGTAGAAAGTACAGATGGAATGACTGCAGATTGGGTAGATTTACCTTATAAATTTTTGCAGAAAACATCAAACAAAATTATAAATCAAGTAAAAGGTGTTAACAGAGTAGTGTATGATATTAGCTCTAAACCACCTGCAACTATAGAATGGGAATAG